A genomic segment from Pseudomonas sp. S09G 359 encodes:
- a CDS encoding PIG-L deacetylase family protein, whose translation MSRKQQLLKRHRRNKRIGVLIGLVLLLVIGICVAWWLPLVLGVLAWAAHEAWFADHLFYAPGEDYHYRFAADAEVAGVRLEGGRLRVDAPLPADATLVLAIKVKSRWLGRFVDPAVTIAGGESPDRQAFERGVNGVRYLNLSGLAPALMAGELQLRGRFCSLQGAPRLWAWANPDYSAQRVMVIAPHADDAELAAFGLYSQAEKPWIVTLTAGEIEAEHYQQMGLEPVEASRLKGRLRAWDSIAVPRWAGVPEAHCVQLGYFCLQLPAMRAAPDQPVASREAELSDIRLFRQFNPFALPADHDGLPTWNNLLADLRQLLLTARPEVVVLPHPVIDPHPDHICAHAAVIEALQGLEWQPTTVLGYANHLHDNDRWPMGDAGAGIALPPVFDAAQELWPCSLPLSLAQQRDKAMALGMMHDLQPAPPFKRRVRRWLQRVLAGRARSPYGENEFFRKAVRRHELFWRL comes from the coding sequence ATGAGCCGCAAACAGCAATTGCTCAAGCGCCATCGGCGCAACAAACGCATCGGCGTATTGATCGGCCTGGTGCTGCTGCTGGTGATCGGTATCTGCGTGGCCTGGTGGCTGCCGCTGGTGCTCGGCGTGCTGGCCTGGGCGGCCCATGAGGCGTGGTTTGCCGACCACCTGTTTTATGCGCCCGGGGAAGACTATCACTACCGTTTTGCGGCGGATGCCGAGGTTGCCGGGGTTCGCCTCGAAGGCGGGCGGCTGCGGGTGGATGCACCCCTGCCGGCCGATGCGACGCTGGTGCTGGCCATCAAGGTCAAGAGCCGTTGGCTGGGGCGTTTCGTTGACCCCGCGGTTACGATTGCAGGCGGCGAGAGCCCGGACCGGCAGGCGTTCGAACGTGGCGTGAACGGCGTGCGGTATCTCAACCTCAGTGGTTTGGCGCCCGCCTTGATGGCCGGCGAGCTGCAGTTACGCGGGCGTTTTTGCTCGCTGCAGGGCGCGCCCAGGCTGTGGGCCTGGGCCAATCCGGATTACTCCGCGCAGCGCGTGATGGTGATCGCGCCCCACGCCGACGATGCCGAGCTGGCGGCTTTCGGGCTGTACAGCCAGGCCGAAAAACCCTGGATCGTGACCCTCACCGCCGGTGAGATCGAAGCTGAACATTATCAGCAGATGGGCCTGGAGCCGGTCGAAGCCTCGCGACTCAAGGGCCGTCTGCGGGCCTGGGACAGTATCGCCGTGCCGCGTTGGGCCGGTGTGCCCGAGGCGCATTGCGTGCAATTGGGCTACTTCTGCCTGCAGTTGCCGGCGATGCGTGCGGCGCCTGACCAGCCGGTTGCTTCGCGCGAGGCTGAGCTGTCGGATATCCGCCTGTTCCGCCAATTCAACCCTTTTGCATTACCTGCAGACCATGACGGCCTGCCCACCTGGAATAACTTGCTGGCCGATTTGCGCCAATTGCTGCTGACGGCGCGGCCTGAAGTGGTCGTGTTGCCGCACCCGGTCATCGACCCGCACCCCGACCACATCTGCGCCCATGCCGCGGTGATCGAGGCCCTGCAAGGGCTGGAGTGGCAGCCGACGACCGTATTGGGTTACGCCAACCACCTGCATGACAACGACCGTTGGCCCATGGGCGATGCGGGCGCCGGTATTGCCTTGCCGCCGGTGTTCGACGCCGCGCAGGAACTGTGGCCGTGCAGCCTGCCGCTGTCGCTGGCACAGCAACGCGACAAGGCGATGGCGCTGGGCATGATGCATGACCTGCAACCCGCGCCGCCCTTCAAACGGCGCGTACGTCGGTGGTTGCAGCGCGTATTGGCGGGGCGTGCACGCTCGCCTTACGGTGAGAACGAGTTTTTCCGCAAGGCCGTACGACGGCATGAGTTGTTCTGGCGTTTGTAA
- a CDS encoding glycosyltransferase → MKVLFLVQKEQRAILDRLYEGIAAHCECDTRWLSSDEQRNLRGYFKREVDVTRYDRIVFFLRFKQEIRQVGFIRTIPNLVILEHDAYQNYIPCKYTGKFSAHYRRLPWVRVISSGHRVTERLRAEGFDAVFVPKGYDQALLQPQERERDIELAFVGSTNSVAYSGRKALLDELAQVEPLVVTRTKSGEEYCATLNRIRFFVSADVGMGEYMIKNFEAMACGCVLLAFDQGASENEALGFKDMVNVVFYKDIPQLQEKLSVLRADPQLAADIARNGQALVVSQYSFARIGQRIVEVLQPPLRPRGPLSLLERLRLGLGV, encoded by the coding sequence ATGAAAGTTTTGTTTCTGGTGCAGAAAGAACAGCGCGCTATCCTCGATCGCCTGTACGAAGGCATTGCCGCGCACTGCGAGTGTGATACCCGCTGGCTGAGCAGTGATGAGCAGCGCAACCTGCGCGGGTACTTCAAGCGTGAGGTCGACGTGACCCGCTATGACCGCATCGTGTTCTTCCTGCGTTTCAAGCAGGAAATCCGCCAGGTGGGGTTTATCCGTACGATCCCGAACCTGGTGATCCTCGAGCACGACGCCTACCAGAACTACATCCCTTGCAAATACACCGGCAAGTTCAGCGCGCATTACCGCCGCTTGCCATGGGTGCGGGTGATCAGCTCCGGCCATAGGGTGACCGAGCGCCTGCGCGCTGAAGGCTTTGACGCGGTATTCGTGCCCAAGGGTTATGATCAGGCATTGCTGCAGCCGCAGGAACGCGAGCGCGACATCGAGCTGGCATTTGTCGGCAGTACCAACAGCGTGGCCTATAGTGGTCGCAAGGCGTTGCTCGATGAGCTGGCGCAAGTTGAACCTTTGGTCGTCACGCGCACCAAATCCGGTGAGGAATATTGCGCTACCCTCAATCGGATTCGTTTTTTCGTCAGTGCCGATGTGGGCATGGGCGAATACATGATCAAGAATTTTGAGGCCATGGCCTGTGGCTGCGTGCTGCTGGCGTTTGACCAGGGGGCGTCGGAAAACGAGGCTCTTGGCTTCAAGGACATGGTCAATGTGGTGTTCTACAAGGATATCCCGCAGTTGCAGGAAAAACTGTCCGTATTGCGGGCCGATCCGCAACTGGCGGCAGATATTGCGCGCAATGGGCAGGCGCTGGTGGTCAGCCAGTACAGTTTTGCCCGTATCGGCCAACGTATTGTCGAAGTGCTCCAGCCGCCCCTGCGTCCCCGTGGGCCGCTGAGCTTGCTGGAAAGGTTGCGCCTTGGACTGGGCGTTTGA
- a CDS encoding glycosyltransferase family 2 protein, giving the protein MQFSDQSDITLVVTSCGRFDLLKRTLDSFDQFNTADIREVFITEDSGDEAVRRAIPEHWHSHCTFLINRPKLGQLASIDLAYELVKTPYIFHCEDDWAFYRPGFVEDSKTVLEQRPDILQVWLRNYVYDLQVHSPYIHLGPREVVGGVPCYPLLSDKPEWQGFSLNPGLRRIKEYRLCAPYAGFEGEKGLSRRYAELNLAAVTLEGDAVLHTGFGLHVATAEERLTKARRKRRERIKLAAMLVLGVGIGWLIH; this is encoded by the coding sequence ATGCAATTCTCCGATCAAAGCGACATAACGCTTGTAGTGACCAGTTGTGGTCGCTTCGATTTGTTGAAACGCACGCTCGACAGCTTCGATCAGTTCAACACTGCGGACATTCGTGAGGTCTTCATTACCGAAGACTCTGGCGATGAAGCGGTGCGCCGGGCGATCCCCGAGCACTGGCACAGTCATTGCACTTTTTTGATCAATCGCCCGAAACTTGGGCAGTTGGCATCCATTGACCTGGCCTACGAGCTGGTCAAGACCCCCTACATATTCCATTGCGAAGATGACTGGGCGTTTTATCGACCTGGGTTTGTCGAGGACTCCAAGACGGTACTGGAGCAGCGCCCCGACATTCTTCAAGTGTGGTTGCGCAACTACGTGTACGACTTGCAGGTGCACAGCCCCTATATCCATCTGGGGCCGCGCGAGGTGGTTGGCGGGGTGCCGTGTTACCCCTTGCTGTCCGACAAGCCCGAGTGGCAGGGGTTTTCCCTCAACCCGGGCCTGCGGCGCATCAAGGAATACCGGTTGTGTGCACCCTATGCAGGGTTCGAGGGTGAGAAGGGCCTTTCCAGGCGTTACGCCGAGCTGAATTTGGCGGCAGTTACCCTTGAAGGTGATGCGGTTCTGCATACCGGGTTCGGTTTGCATGTGGCGACGGCAGAAGAGCGCTTGACCAAAGCGCGGCGCAAGCGGCGAGAGCGGATCAAGCTGGCAGCCATGCTGGTACTGGGTGTCGGTATCGGTTGGCTGATCCATTAG